The following nucleotide sequence is from Corylus avellana chromosome ca7, CavTom2PMs-1.0.
CACTCctctattttataattaattacaagtTGGGTATTATCATGgataattttatgttaaatattCCTCGATCATTAAGCTTACGAAATCCACACAAGAGTTATCTTCTCCAAATTAACATTGGATATTCAAAGCGATTTTGTGATTTTTCCTCTTTTGAAGTGCATTTAATATGTTATCGTGTGTGTATAAACAAAAGACTAATAAAATCTTATAAAAGGCCAAGTTCACTGCATGGAATAAAATATAGTGTACGTAACTTGTTAAAAGAACTGAACGTTATTTTGTACAGATTTTTTTTCTCGATTAGGACTTTTTCAGCGTTATcgtgtttattttttcttcttctatatatCCCTAGTTGAATATCCAATGTTTGAATAAGAAATTCATGTAATCCGTTATTTTAGAACAAGTTACgtattatcaattattttagGTTGAATTTGACTTGTTACCGATTGTTTTAGGGAAAGTggaaactattttttgaaaccaaagaagtttttttttttttttttgtcaaacaaaaaatattttttattgaaccTAATTAACactgaaaaatacaaaaaaaaatagtttacacgGAAACAAACAGATCGAGCTTAAGCTGCAAGCATGaaataacttcattttttttttctgatgaaTAATAACTTTATATTGATCCACGTGGCACTACTATCATTTATACTCGTAGTGGAAGATTTTGAGttactctttattattattattttttttttaaaaaaaaaaacacaaactcaTTTAGAAAGCAATATACTAGAACTCTAATattgaaataacattttacacATAACTAAACGTTGTTACAAAATCCCTATACTACTATTGTCTCACGACTCTCATGTAAAACTCAAAATAATGACTTGTGAGGCATTTAATACAAAGGCTGCTTTGACAAAGCCCAACAAAAGCTGAGGCCTCCTACCGACCTTATGGGTAgtaatccttttcttttctttttttattttttatttttttatcttttctattcaaataaaggGAACCgggaaaaggaaaacaacatTACAAAGGAGGGTCTTTGCCACTCCTTACACGAATAGAActaagaaaaggagaagaagtgATAATGCTTCCGAACACAAAGTGGGAAGCGGCCCACTTAGCAATTTGATGAGCACAAAAGTTGGCACATCTAGAGGTCTTCAAAGCTGTCCAAACCAAGATGGAGAGCAAAACATTCTGAAGATCAGAGATAACAGGAGAAGAAGCCCAACTAGAAAAGAGAGGGGATCCTTAATAGCAACAATTGTAAGAAGAGAGTCCCCTTATAAAATGAGGGAGGAGCTGCCAAAAGAAACTGCAGGTTCAGCTGCAAGAAGGGCAGCATGGGCTTCACCAAGATTAGCATCCATGACTGCCAGCTTTTTAGAGCAAACCACAACAAAATCGCCATTGTGGTCCCTGAGAGTAGCAACAGCTACAGAAAAATCAGGTCGAATGGCCACATCAAAATTCACCTTCAAGGTACCAAGAGGGGGAGGGGACCAATCAGCAATGGGAGGATCACCAGATTTCCATGCATTAAGGTGATGAATGGTGGAAATTCTAATCTGTTTTTGAACAACCAGGGGGTCCGGGATGATACCGTTGTGGATCACTTATTCCTAGTGAGCCGAATATGATCCGGTAAAACTAACACTGAGAGCTGAAAATTGTGAGTTTCCTTAGGAGAAATACCAAACATAGCACATGGGTGTAGCAAAGCTTTTGTCCAATTGGCAATGGGCTGGGAGCTAAGGAAAGAAGTATGCAGAGGCCAAGAGGAATTATGCCACAATCTTCTAGCAAAAGGGTAGCCCAAGAAAATATGCTGCAAAGTTTCAGGGGGGCCAGAGCATAAAGGGCATCTCAACATCTCTTCTTCAACATTgggaaaaaatttgaaaatattagtACGAACCGGCAAAATGTTCCATGAAATTTTCCACAACAAATGCTTCAACCTCAATTGAATCCGGAGAGACCAGAGAAGCTTCCAATTAGTCGGGCTAAGGGCGAGCAGCTCAGAGAGAGAGGGCCAACCGCCAAATCATGGGCAAACTTAACCGAGAAATTACCATTAGGGGTCGGGGTCCAAATCCAACGGTCCAAAGAAGGGACTTGGGAAAGGTGGatatctttgattttgtttgttgaattggaataaaaaaaatgtggtttATAAGAGGAAGATTCCATTCTCTAAAAGAAGGAAGAATGAGATCAGAGACTGAAAGAGAAGGGACAGAAGACAAAAATGTTAGGGGAGGGTTTAAAACCATTCAAAGTGGGGATCCAAGGAGAGTTCCAAACTTCCAAACCAAGCCCAGAAGACACCGACCAACAAGCACCTTGTTATACAACATCTTTACAATTAAGGGCCCCTTTTCACAACCAAGAAGCAGTGCGGGGGATAGGAGATGACAAAAAATCTATGGAAAGTAAGTATTTCGCTGAAAGGGAGTGAACCCATAAAAGATTTTGTTTGGTCAACAATTTCCAACCAATCTTGGCCAACAAAGAGCGGTTCTGGCATTCCATGGTCCTAAGCCCGAGACCACCAGCAGCTTTAGGTGAGCAAATTCTATTCCAACCCAGCAAGGACAGACATTTTTTCTTATCTTGAGGGAAACCCCACCAGAATTTCTTGAGAGAGGAGTCTATATCTCGACACAAAGACTTGGGGAAGAGGAAAAGTGACATAGAATAGCTAGGCATAGCATTAGCCACAGCCTGGATATGAGTAGTTCGGGCTACTTGAGAAAGAATCTTAGCCTTCCACCCAGAGAGCCTGTTAAGAACCTGAATCTTAAGATCTGCAAAATGCAAGGCTCTTGTTTCTATGGAAGAAAAGTGGCAGCCCAAGATGTTTGGCATTGGACGGAATCAGACGAAGATAGAGAGTGGACTGGATCATTGTCGAGGCAAAGGGACCACAATTTTTGCTAAGGAACAAAGAAGACTTAGCAAAGTTAACTTGTTGCCCAAACCAAGCAGAGAATCTAGACAGACAATTCATAATGCAATTTGCTTCAGAAACATTTCCCCTAGAGAACACTATTAAATCATCTGCAAAGAGGAGATGAGAAATAGGGGGGCTATTTCTCGAGATTGTAATACCATGCAGATTTCCAGCCATTTCCTCTCTGATAATAAGCCTCGATAGCACTTCGGAACCAAGCAGGAAGAGAAAGGGGGAGAGAGGGTCaccttgtctcaaacccctaTTAGGAGAGAACTTGCCGTAAGGGGAGCCATCCAAAATAATAGAGAAGGTTACTGTAGAAATACACTGCTCAATCATCCGGATCCATTTCAAGTTAAACCCAAGGCAGGAAAAGATTTTCAAGATGAAGCCCCATTCCATCCGGTCAAAAGCCTTCTCCATGTCAAGCTTGAGAGCCATAAGAGCACCAttacctttcttcttcttcatggaGTGGAAAATTTCATGTGCAAGGATTGAGTTATCTTGTATTGATCTCCCTGGTAAGGAGGCAGATTGGTTTGGGGAGATAATCTTTTGGAGCAGAGGTTTGAGTCGGTTAGCCATAATCTTTGAGATGATTTTGTAAGTAAAATTTGTGAGGCTAATGGGTCTGAATTGAGTAACTCTAGAGGGGTTGTCAACCTTGGGAATGAGAGCAATATGGGTGTGGTTAAATTCCTTGAGCAAAAACCCATGTCCGAAAAAATCTTGGACAAAATGAATCATTGAGAGACGAATAATGGGCCAATAGGTTTTATAGAATAAACCAATGAAGCCGTCTAGACCAGGAGCTTTGGTGAGGCCAAGCTGGGAAATGACAAGCTTAATTTCTCTTTCATCAGGGATGgcgcaaattaaatcattttcaTCCAAGGAGATAACTGGAGAAAAAAAGGGAACTAAATTCCTCATCAAAAGTGGGATTAGAAGAGGTGGACAGAGTCTGAAAGTACTCAGAAAAATGTAACCCAATTTCAAACTTGTTACTCAAAAAAATACCATTGtcagtttttaaagaaaagataGAATTATGCCTGCGAAGAATGGCGGTGGAGGCATGGAAGAATTTTGTGTTTAAGTGTTTGCTAGTGAGCCACAGTTCTCTAGATTTTTGTTTCCAAAGGCTTTCTTCTCGAATTAATTCTTCTTGCAAGGCCAATTGAATTTTGTCTTCTAAAACAGGGGAGTCATCTGTCACGGGGGAGCATTGAACTCTGTTGAGCTTAGCCAACAAATTCTTAATCTTGAAGTGAATATTCCCAAAGTGATGAATTTTCCAATCCTTTAGAGTTGCTTTAGAAGCTTTGATCTTTCTGCTTAAAGAAAAAGCAGCAGAGCCATTAAAAGGTGAATTTCACGCTTCTGCTATCACTGAATGGCTTGCAATATCACGGGTCAAAAACTCCTCAAATTTGAACGGCTTGGGTAGGTTAGGAAAAGGGCCAGAggtaaagagaaaaagaggattATGGTCAGATTCAGAAGCAGGCAAATGAGAAAGGTGGGCATCGGGGAAAAGAAACACCTAGAGATGGTTAGAGAGACCTCGATCAAGACGCTCCTTGATGTTGAATCTACCAAGACGTTTATTATTCCAAGTGAAAGGCTTACTCGAGAAACCCAAGTCCACCAGTCCGTTAGCCTGAACAAAATCAATGAATTGATTGTgagaagaaaaaccaaaaactctTCCTCCTTTCTTCTCAGCAGAAGAAAGAATAGCATTGAAATCACCGATAAGGACCCACGAGCCCCCAAATCTATTACCAACATTATTCAAATTGTGCCAAAAAGATCTGCGAAGATTCCAGGAAGAGGGGGCATGCACACAAGAAGCAAGCTAGGGGGAAGAAGGAggatcaaaataaaccaaaaaagagATATGATGCCTATTAAGGAGAATAGGTTCAATCTCAATACCCGGCTTCCATGCAACAACAAGACCACCCTTAGTTCTAAGAGGAGGAACTTGTAGCAAAAAAGAGTAGCCCATCCTTGAAAGAGAATTCGGAGCAGGAGGGAGacaaatttttgtttcacaTAAGAACACAATGTCAGGCTTATGAATCACGCACAAAGCCCTAAGAGTACGAACTGTCGTGGGCAAGGCAAAACCACGACAGTTCCAAGACAGGAGCTTCATGGAGCCAAGGGGGGCGTGGATAGGCCCGCCTCCTCAGCCAATTTTGTAGTGATAGTCTGTAGTGACAAAAAGTTGGCCGTAGAGGCCTGGAGAGACACTTCATGAGGCAACCTATTACGGTTCCTGGCAGCTTTGAAGATACGACGTGCAGAGGTCGTCGAGGAGCCCAATGAATCCATTTCCTTAGGAGTTTGGATCTCTGAGATGGGATCAAGAACCTCCGTAGTAATTGCAATCCCTTTCCCTTTCTTGGCTGTAGGCAACTCATCAAAATCATGAATTCTTTTGGGGGGATTGAGCGAGAGGGGTTAGGGAAAAGCATCATTAGAGGGGAAAAATTGGCGAAGATTCACGTGATCTGAGTTAGGGGGCTTATGCTTGATGGGAGGACGAATAGGATAAGGTTGTGATCTGGTCTTTTTGGTACACTTGGATAAGAAACTCCCTCTAAGGTTGTGGCCTGGGCTACCATCAACATACTTTTGGGCTGTTAGGAGAGTGGGAGGAGAAGGTTTAAGCTTATCATTCCAAGTGTCAAGGTCTGAAAAAAGGTCAAATAGAAGTGGAATGATGGGTTTTTTGGGTCCATATATTTGAAACTAGGTTAGAGGGAGGGGTATTTGAAATTGGGTTAGGGGTTGGAATGGGGCCcgaaaaaatttgcaaaaagtGGACGACTGGTTTGGGGGAGACATGAGGGGCAAGGTGGGAAGAAAGATCGTTTGAAGGGGTGTTAATACCAAGGGTGGTGGGTGGGAATTTGTTCGGTGCCATAACGAGGGTAGAATATAACGAGGACAGTTCATGAGCGTTGGATGTTTCAGGTTGGTGGGGATGAGGACCAAGGGCAATGTGATGGGCTGATGTGTGACAGGTACATTCCACGAGGGGTTTGCAAGCTTGGGGAGAGAGAATAGAGGGTTTAGGATTGAAGAGGATAACCTGGGACTGAGTTGGTACAGTGGGCTGAACTCACTCCGCCTTAGTATCAGTTGATTCACAAATGGGGACGGCACCCCTGAAGCTGGAGAAAGTAGTAGCTTTAAGCGAGACTTTGTAATAGTCTGGTTCCTCTGAGTCAGAGTGTGCACAACAAGCATACTTCTTATGATTGATTAACCCACATGAAACATAGTAATCACCCAAACGTTCGTATTTGAATTGACACCAAGTGGGGATTCCACCTTCACGGGCTTGGAAAAACCCAGGCTTAAGTGGCTTCATTACATCGATTTCCACAAGGATCCTGAGATAAGACGGGCAAATGGACCCAGATTCTCCAATGTTTTCAACTTTCAACAAATTCCCCAGTCCTAGACCAATAGAAACCGCATTggaacggttcatatttttcaGAGTTAGGTCATGGATTTGAATCCAAAAGGAGGCTAAGCCAAAAGGAACCTCATGGGTAGTAACCCTTACTTGCATACAAGTCCTCCTTGACCTCCTCAACATCggtaaaattaataattttataggtAGAAGCGTGAGTCCATGACTCagcaaatattaaataaaaaaaaaaaaaattatcattatttatgTGGGATGTGAGTCTCATAATATTGaaaccaaaattacaattttccttagcattttcttttcttagagCTCCATAGTCTTATATTATGAGTATACTCATAATATAAAGCAAACAAAGGCATTTGATTACATGTAATAATGTAAAACAAGAGTTAAATCACATTATATTAGAACTTATAAGCAAACAAATGGAATATTACATTTAATCTCTTTAACTTATCACATCCACTTAACCATCGGGTATGTTAGTTTACTCTCTCTTCTTATCATCGAAGTGCAAAGTGTATCAATCTCACTTAACCGCTGTGTTTGTTAAGCGTATCATCCACACTTACCTTGGGTTGCTAGTTTTTTCTCTCCCTTCCTAGCATCGAGGTGCTTAGTGTATCAACTCCAATGAACCCCTAGGTTGCTAGTCCCTTTTTCCCATTCCTAGCATCAAGGTGTTAAGTGAATCATCATCACCCCTACATAACCACCAGGTTTGTTAAATCACATTTTCATGATCTCCTTTGaaagcccattattttttcttttcttttttcaaaattcattttgcATTGAAAGCATGTAAATCTCGTGCTAATATATGCCTTGATATTTATAAACATATTTAAACTTGTAGGCTTGATTATATTATCACAATGAAATCATGCTAATAATACATAATAtcataaaatatgtaaaacattTTAACTATTGGTCAGTAAATTTGTCCTTACGActctttgttatttatttataatattgtgCCAATATATGCTTCCACCTTTGTCTGGATTTCATTATAACTATATGTTAGGATCTAGGCTTATATAGAAACCCAAAACGTTACCAAAACCTAAGAATGTTTTGGGCCTTTGGCCCATTTTTGTACTCCTTCATTGTGGTTGATTACCCAAACATTCTTACACATTTTGGGTGAAAATACGAGTAATGTTGATAAGATATTGACTCATAGAATGCTTAAATGCTTAGGTTATCAGCTACGGAAAAAGTCGTCTTTGATAATAAGTATCATCAGCTGATAACCTTTTTTGATGAGGCAACCGTGACAACCTCCTGTTGTACAGGTgtaaaagaataattaatttaCCTAGAATTTACAAAGTATAAGTGTATAAGATATATATACTAACCTATATGAGTACGAGTGTATAATTGTATATAAACATAGTATGTTTATTGTATATAAATTTCAGTGTATACTTACTTGTATACCAACATATAATATGTTAATACATACCATTCTTTTTACCGGATTAATAATTCTGAGGTCCAATTTCTAGTTAGATATCATGGAATGCCAAGAAGCTGTTAATTGACATCCGAGAAATTTCAATTCTACTCACAGATaataagttaatatacatactaTAATATTATGGTAATATGACTTGTGTTCACATTCATTAACCGAGCCGAGTCGAGTTTAGACGAGTATACCTTGTTTAATAATCAAACTTAACTATCGAGTCTATCTGACCAAGCCAGAGTCGGTTCTCGAGCAGCTTTCTTCACTTAAGAGCCCTAGTGTTGAGGGTCACCGCAAAGTCCTTAATTTTATCTTCTACTTGACATAAAAGGGGgaataaaaataccattttttcttAGCGAAATAAAAATACCTCTTGAATCATTCGACCACCTATCCAATACTCACTACTCACACTCTATTTCCTACATCAGATCCCAACTACCTCTGGATCTTTTTTACTTCTCCGGTCAGACCAACATATATCTCACACACAAATTAAAACTGAAAACCTAACAAGTTGCAACTTCTGAAGCCTGTGCTTAAAAAGCTGATAAAGAAAACCTGACAAGTTATTCGCCATAATTTATCATCCATATTGACCATTAATCACCTCAACCACCTTCTAAGGTCACTGGTTGAAGAAGGAGAAATCTCACCACCAAGGCTATCAGTGCAGCATGAGGAATAATTGGACTGACGCTCCATCCCAAAATGTGTTCCAGCAACACTCTTAAAGCTTGGACTCCTCAAGTTATGCCCATGACCTCCATACCCCATCCCCAAACCATAAGGGTCCGGTGCCGGGAACGAAAGCCGCTTCTTCGCGGCCGACCCGACTCGCTCCCGCTCCGGTGTTAACGGCCTCTGCCTTGGCGCGCTCTGAGACCGCACACGAGCCTTAGCAGACTCGGTTGCGGCCATGTAATTAGGCATTGTAGAACAACCAGTGCCACCACTATTTGTTCCACCCCTGCCAGGTTGATGCAGGCTACCACTGTAACAATAGTTGGACCTTAAGCTTGGTGTTTGAGATGTATTGTAGGTTCTATCTTCTCTAGAGCAACGAGGGCTCGCCGACCGGACTTGGACAGGCCGGGTTTTCGATGGTGAGGGTGTGGCAGGGGAGTGATGGGGGTGTAGATTTTGGTGGAATCTGTGGAGCGGGGAACTGGGTCTTTGTTGTTGGTGTTGGTGATGCTGATTTTGATTAGGCTTCCGGAAAGTAGGAGCTAAGTATGAGTAGGGCTGGGAGGTATCCATTTCCACGGTTTTGATGGGGTCTCTTTGATCAGTTGAGGCTCTTCCCCGGGAATCCCACGGCTTCGTGGCCATCCAACGGTCGAGCCATTTCGGTCTCTCTTCGAGCTCGTCTTCATTACCAATTGATGGGCTCCTGCCAGTCCTCCAAATCTATGATGggaattgaaagtttaaaaaaaaaaaaatagcacacGGATATGACATAACTAAAACAAAGGCCACCGAAACAGAGTAAAGAGCCAGAGTAGTGGATAAGATAAAACCTGCTGAGAAAAGGAGTGAGACAAGGTCTTGTCACGCTTCATCGCAGTTTCTTTTCTGTGCTGCAACATGGCTTTCACTTCTTCAACTGTGTGGGGGCGTTCATCCCAATCATCTGCTACACTACTTCCTTCTCTTGACTGTAAttacccaccaaaaaaaaaaaaaaccattaaaataCTTGAGCCGTTGCAGCTTACTAGTGTCAAAAGGTTTCTGTTTGATTGACATTTGGGAAGCAGGAAAAGGGCTTCTTTGATTTTACCATCATTTTGCTTCTAAAAAGCAAGAAAAGTAACTTTGGCTTCGGATCAAAACCAAACTTACAATCGATTTTCTTTCTGAAATGTCTTGAAGATACCGCGACTCCCAAACGCTATTTGTGTCGCTGAATGTGGATTTTCTGGTGCCATCATGGGAGAGCCTCATGCGTTGGTCAAGCACCCTAGCCTGCACCCGAACCAGCGCTTGCATGCACCTAAGAGTCATCTTTGCTTGCTTTCTAACATTATGACCTCTCACCAAAGCCTGCAACTTTACCAGCCCCTTAAGCGCACGAAGCGCTCTCCTCGCCTACACCAACACACGGCAATACACTGTCACACAACGCGAAAATGGCTAAATACTCTGTCTTCTTATAGAAAATACAAGGCAGATCTGTCGATCTTTGGCTTACCAAATACCCTCTAAAAGCTGTCTGAATAACAACGGCAGCAGAGTGCTCTTTGGCATGACTAGCAGGCCTGGTCAGCCGAGCCACCTCCACCGCCGCCTGGGCAGTGGCCATTGCAGCCTCGGCAGTGGCCACCGCAACTGCAAGCGCTTGCTTTCGCTCCGCAGCCGCCTTCGCTGCCGACTCATGGTTCGTCGGTGCAGCAACGGCATTTGTAGGGGTTTGCTGCGGCTCCGTTTCTTGGTTTGTGGGCTTCCTGAATATCCATCTTCGCTTCTCTCTCTTCTGCGGGGAGAAAGCCGGATAAAGATCATGATTTGCAAAGTTAAGGGAACGAATCAAGAAGCCAAAGAATGTTCATTTTTAAACACAAATAGAGATTAATAACAGTTTCACAccttttcttcatcctctttaGTAGGAGATCTGAAAGCCCTTTTGACAGCAGTCAACCATGAGCTACCTCCCTTCTTCCCCATCAAAAGATGAGGTAAAATCCAAGTTGCATTTACAGCGAATCTGCTAAAATAGATGACAAAGACCAGAGAACTTCGAGGGTAAAGATGATCCGCTCTTGTGTTACCTCTTTAACCGTGCATGTGTTTGGAGgcgtgtgagagagagggagagaaaaataataataataataataataatgcaagtGCCTGAAGCAGCAGGCTCTGACGGATTAACTGTAGTGGTGAGCTGGGAGAGAATCTACTGCATCTGTTCTTGGTAAACGTAGCGCCAAGCTTCCATGAGATTAGATCGTACGCTCACAGCTCATGTCATCCAAACTCTGCTCAAAAGttactcaatttttattatacTTTCTTACcgaagtttataaaaaaatttgtaatttctaaaaaattgtcATGATGTAGAGAACACCCACATTTCCGTTTGTTAATTTGATTTAAAGggtattttctgttttaagtttgaaaaaatattttcttttttttacatgaaCTCATGGGAAGACGGTGATATGCGGTGTCAGAGTGTACGTTAACAGCTTTACTTATCGAGTGAGAGTGAAATCGAGGAGCTTGAAAGCCACGAGAGCACGTTGGGTGCACAAGAACCCAAACCCCCAAatgcccttttttctttttcgtttctttttctcAACAGTAATGTGATTCTTCGCTTTAATGTTCAGAAACAATTGCGCACCCCTCATGGCTATCACGTGCTGCCAGCAGTTGATGGACCATGGCGGTCCTCAATTTGATCAAAGTTTAGTCGGCAGGTGGCTCCAGTCCATTGACTATTTAGTCAATGCCAAGAGGCCTAGTTGGATCCCTCGTGGCTTTCACGATATCGAAGACTGGTCAAACTGTGCTGATTCCCTTGATCTTGTTTTTAAGTTGGTGATCTCATTCCAATACCACAACAAAATTATCAGATATCTTGGACAGAGTTCTGTTCTTAAATCTTTGACCAGGCCAATTGTAACAACTCTGATCCTTATTTGGGTTAATTCTTAGGTAAAGTTTAAGTGCAGATCCATTAATGAGGCTTATGTTGACTTATTACTCAAATAGATCACCAAGcccattaaatataattaataaattttaatttttcaatattattCTGAGTAATACGAATTGtttaatgatttgtaatttagtatTGCATGATTTTACGCTCATATCTTTTTCACCTGTTTTATAGTTGTTGATTAATTTGAGGATGGATGAGGAGGCCGATTTTGGACCGATTCACTTAGTTGATTTTTTGAGGAGTTTGACCCGCTCTAAAGTGGAGAATTGTGGCGTAATTTTGATAATCTTTTGGGATTTTTCCGAAAGTATTGTCAGTTTTACGATAACCCTTTGATGGACCGGGAATTTTGCATGTGTTAGACTATGGTTACTGATTTAAGATTTGGtctataataaattatatttgactTGGAGATTGGTATGAGATCAAGACTTTTGATGATCATCTCTATAGTATGATGCTTTATTAGTTGATCTAGtattgatatatattattgtggGTGTGTTGATAGTTATAAAATCATGACGTACACAAGacacttataaaaaatatatatattatttttttgttatgagTGACATGTGTCATGATTTTTATCGACTTTGAAGTAACACAATGACATAAAGGTTAAGTTTTTTTACGGAATTTGACTATAATGAGTAACTtgttagagtaatgctaaaaggaaGGTCCATATCCTCCTTGTGTCATTTCAATGATATGACACTcttaaattaaccattaaatttgtgataaattattatttaatttttataaaattgtaatttttagaACCATATTAATTTTTGGATGACACAAGAAAGACGTAAGCCTTCCTTTTAGCATTGTTCAATTTGTTATTTGTGTGTATTCCATAGAGCTCTTAGAACATTTAATACCACATAGAGTTTATTATAAAGCAAATAAACCACATggattgattttatatttttccttgcTCCATTTGTTctggtgtaatatatatatatatatatatatatatatatatatatatatttgtatttttcgGTATTTGGTGAGattgaaaataatagtcaaattgaaaattgaaaatttgacaaaaaaaagttttttggaaattgtttatgtttttaactttcataaaccattttttgagtttaCATTTCTCCTTCTTAAACTGTTATACCATTGCTGGAAGTCTCCAACCGGTCTCCAACATGGTTCATTTTCTGTACAAGtatattttatgcaaaatgTTTTTCGTATTTTATGGTATTTGGTGAGACTAGGGGGAACTAGAATGTTTAGTTTggggggcaaaaaaaaaaaaaaaaaatcaagggagaaagttaatttttaaaggtatatttataaagaaaacaaaaaaaattggggaccACCCTATGGCTTAGGGGGCTGCCGCCCCCCAAAGCCAAAGGGTGGTTTCGCCCATGGGTGAGAccgaaaataatagtcaaactaaaaatatttttcagtttaaccaaaaaaacttatttagttttgaaaaatggtttatgtttttaagtttggtaaaccatttttcgagtttaaaTTTCTCCTTTTTAAACCGTCGGACTACCGTTGGAAGTCACCAATTGTTTTGCGACATGTTCAGTTTTCTATAcgagcaaaatattaaaaaatatttttataataaataattttgttaacaaa
It contains:
- the LOC132186728 gene encoding protein IQ-DOMAIN 17-like, whose product is MGKKGGSSWLTAVKRAFRSPTKEDEEKKREKRRWIFRKPTNQETEPQQTPTNAVAAPTNHESAAKAAAERKQALAVAVATAEAAMATAQAAVEVARLTRPASHAKEHSAAVVIQTAFRGYLARRALRALKGLVKLQALVRGHNVRKQAKMTLRCMQALVRVQARVLDQRMRLSHDGTRKSTFSDTNSVWESRYLQDISERKSISREGSSVADDWDERPHTVEEVKAMLQHRKETAMKRDKTLSHSFSQQIWRTGRSPSIGNEDELEERPKWLDRWMATKPWDSRGRASTDQRDPIKTVEMDTSQPYSYLAPTFRKPNQNQHHQHQQQRPSSPLHRFHQNLHPHHSPATPSPSKTRPVQVRSASPRCSREDRTYNTSQTPSLRSNYCYSGSLHQPGRGGTNSGGTGCSTMPNYMAATESAKARVRSQSAPRQRPLTPERERVGSAAKKRLSFPAPDPYGLGMGYGGHGHNLRSPSFKSVAGTHFGMERQSNYSSCCTDSLGGEISPSSTSDLRRWLR